The proteins below come from a single Malus sylvestris chromosome 3, drMalSylv7.2, whole genome shotgun sequence genomic window:
- the LOC126616367 gene encoding protease Do-like 2, chloroplastic isoform X1, with protein sequence MAVAVGNCCFSAVTSTVKLRSSVSVQPFFATWLCSGSYQYHALKPVGQSNRERASSSRKGSQSSSPPSADKYQSEREGVPNKFSGNERGKKGKSQSVVYRTFGTQRKERKESVVDQKEQQVEPKSLQDADFLNAVVKVYCTHTAPDYSLPWQKQRQYTSTGSAFMIGDGKLLTNAHCVEHYTQVKVKRRGDDTKFVAKVFTLKKINNILDIGMMLQLVESEEFWKGAEPLQLGSLPHLQEAVTVVGYPLGGDTISVTKGVVSRIEVTPYAHGSSDLLGIQIDAAINPGNSGGPAFNDQGECIGVAFQVYRSEEAENIGYVIPTTVVSHFLDDYERNGKYTGFPCLGVLLQKLENPALKACLKVESIVGVLVRRVEPTSDAHNVLKEGDVIVSFDDVHVGCEGTVPFRSNERIAFRYLISQKFAGDVADIGIIRAGEYMKVKAVLHPRVHLVPFHIDGGQPSYLIIAGLVFTPLSEPLIEEECDDSIGLKLLAKARYSLARFKGEQIVILSQVLANEVNIGYEDMSNQQVLKLNGIQIRNIHHLAYLVDSCKDKYLVFEFEDNYITVLEREAAAAASSCILKDYGIPSERSCDLLDPYADSLGDNQAVDQDIGDSPVSNLEIGFDGIIWA encoded by the exons ATGGCCGTTGCGGTCGGCAACTGCTGCTTCTCTGCGGTCACCTCCACCGTTAAACTCCGCTCCTCCGTCTCCGTCCAACCTTTCTTCGCCACGTGGCTGTGTTCCGGCAGCTACCAGTACCACGCTCTTAAGCCCGTCGGCCAAAGCAACAGAGAAAGAGCTTCCAGTTCGAGAAAAGGCTCGCAGTCGTCGTCGCCGCCGTCCGCTGATAAATACCAATCGGAG AGAGAAGGCGTTCCCAATAAGTTTAGCGGAAATGAGAGAGGGAAGAAGGGGAAGTCCCAATCGGTGGTGTACAGAACGTTCGGAACGCAAcgaaaagagaggaaggagtCTGTAGTTGATCAGAAAGAGCAGCAG GTTGAACCGAAAAGTCTCCAGGATGCTGATTTTCTCAATGCCGTTGTCAAG gTTTACTGCACCCATACCGCGCCTGACTACTCCCTTCCATGGCAAAAACAAAGACAATATACAAGTACAGGCAG TGCTTTTATGATTGGTGATGGGAAACTCTTGACAAATGCCCACTGTGTTGAGCATTATACTCAG GTCAAAGTGAAGAGAAGAGGGGATGATACCAAATTTGTGGCTAAGGTATTCACCCTCAAGAAAATTAATAACATCTTGGACATAGGAATGATGTTGCAGCTTGTTG AAAGTGAGGAATTCTGGAAAGGAGCAGAACCACTCCAATTGGGAAGCTTGCCACATCTTCAG GAAGCAGTGACTGTTGTAGGATATCCACTTGGAGGAGATACCATTTCAGTAACTAAGGGGGTTGTATCGCGTATAGAG GTTACACCATATGCTCATGGGTCATCTGATTTGCTGGGCATTCAAATTGATGCAGCAATAAACCCTG GTAATAGTGGAGGCCCTGCATTCAATGATCAAGGGGAGTGCATTGGTGTGGCATTTCAG GTCTACAGATCTGAAGAGGCCGAGAATATTGGATATGTCATTCCTACTACAGTTGTGTCTCATTTTTTGGATGACTATGAGAGGAATGGGAAATACACAG GTTTCCCTTGCCTTGGTGTATTGTTACAAAAGTTGGAGAATCCAGCATTAAAGGCATGCCTGAAAGTAGAGTCTATTGTG GGTGTACTGGTGCGAAGAGTTGAACCCACTTCTGATGCACATAATGTATTAAAGGAG GGGGACGTCATTGTAAGCTTTGATGATGTTCATGTAGGGTGTGAAGGAACAGTACCCTTTCGATCAAATGAGCGCATCGCATTCCGCTACCTCATTAGTCAAAA ATTTGCAGGCGACGTTGCAGATATTGGAATTATTAGAGCTGGAGAGTACATGAAAGTTAAAGCAGTTTTGCACCCACGAGTGCATTTG GTTCCCTTTCATATCGATGGAGGTCAGCCTTCTTACCTAATAATTGCTGGTTTGGTGTTTACCCCACTCTCAGAACCACTGATAGA AGAGGAGTGTGACGACTCTATAGGG CTTAAACTCTTGGCGAAGGCACGCTACTCTTTGGCTAGATTCAAAGGGGAACAGATTGTAATCCTATCACAG GTCTTAGCCAATGAAGTAAACATTGGGTATGAAGACATGAGCAATCAGCAG GTTTTGAAGTTAAACGGAATCCAAATACGGAACATTCATCATTTAGCCTACCTTGTAGACT CATGCAAGGACAAGTACTTAGTCTTTGAATTCGAAGACAACTACATAACCGTGTTGGAAAGGGAAGCAGCTGCTGCTGCTTCGTCCTGCATTCTCAAAGACTACGGCATTCCATCCGAAAGATCTTGCGATCTGTTGGATCCCTACGCGGATTCGCTTGGGGACAACCAAGCAGTTGATCAGGATATCGGTGACAGTCCGGTTTCAAATTTGGAAATCGGCTTCGATGGAATTATTTGGGCATAA
- the LOC126616367 gene encoding protease Do-like 2, chloroplastic isoform X2, with the protein MAVAVGNCCFSAVTSTVKLRSSVSVQPFFATWLCSGSYQYHALKPVGQSNRERASSSRKGSQSSSPPSADKYQSEREGVPNKFSGNERGKKGKSQSVVYRTFGTQRKERKESVVDQKEQQVEPKSLQDADFLNAVVKVYCTHTAPDYSLPWQKQRQYTSTGSAFMIGDGKLLTNAHCVEHYTQVKVKRRGDDTKFVAKVFTLKKINNILDIGMMLQLVESEEFWKGAEPLQLGSLPHLQEAVTVVGYPLGGDTISVTKGVVSRIEVTPYAHGSSDLLGIQIDAAINPGNSGGPAFNDQGECIGVAFQVYRSEEAENIGYVIPTTVVSHFLDDYERNGKYTGFPCLGVLLQKLENPALKACLKVESIVGVLVRRVEPTSDAHNVLKEGDVIVSFDDVHVGCEGTVPFRSNERIAFRYLISQKFAGDVADIGIIRAGEYMKVKAVLHPRVHLVPFHIDGGQPSYLIIAGLVFTPLSEPLIEEECDDSIGLKLLAKARYSLARFKGEQIVILSQVLANEVNIGYEDMSNQQVLKLNGIQIRNIHHLAYLVDSCKDKYVVFEFEDNYITVLEREAAAAASSCILKDYGIPSERSSDLLEPYADSLGDNQAVDQDIGDSPVSNLEIGFDGIIWA; encoded by the exons ATGGCCGTTGCGGTCGGCAACTGCTGCTTCTCTGCGGTCACCTCCACCGTTAAACTCCGCTCCTCCGTCTCCGTCCAACCTTTCTTCGCCACGTGGCTGTGTTCCGGCAGCTACCAGTACCACGCTCTTAAGCCCGTCGGCCAAAGCAACAGAGAAAGAGCTTCCAGTTCGAGAAAAGGCTCGCAGTCGTCGTCGCCGCCGTCCGCTGATAAATACCAATCGGAG AGAGAAGGCGTTCCCAATAAGTTTAGCGGAAATGAGAGAGGGAAGAAGGGGAAGTCCCAATCGGTGGTGTACAGAACGTTCGGAACGCAAcgaaaagagaggaaggagtCTGTAGTTGATCAGAAAGAGCAGCAG GTTGAACCGAAAAGTCTCCAGGATGCTGATTTTCTCAATGCCGTTGTCAAG gTTTACTGCACCCATACCGCGCCTGACTACTCCCTTCCATGGCAAAAACAAAGACAATATACAAGTACAGGCAG TGCTTTTATGATTGGTGATGGGAAACTCTTGACAAATGCCCACTGTGTTGAGCATTATACTCAG GTCAAAGTGAAGAGAAGAGGGGATGATACCAAATTTGTGGCTAAGGTATTCACCCTCAAGAAAATTAATAACATCTTGGACATAGGAATGATGTTGCAGCTTGTTG AAAGTGAGGAATTCTGGAAAGGAGCAGAACCACTCCAATTGGGAAGCTTGCCACATCTTCAG GAAGCAGTGACTGTTGTAGGATATCCACTTGGAGGAGATACCATTTCAGTAACTAAGGGGGTTGTATCGCGTATAGAG GTTACACCATATGCTCATGGGTCATCTGATTTGCTGGGCATTCAAATTGATGCAGCAATAAACCCTG GTAATAGTGGAGGCCCTGCATTCAATGATCAAGGGGAGTGCATTGGTGTGGCATTTCAG GTCTACAGATCTGAAGAGGCCGAGAATATTGGATATGTCATTCCTACTACAGTTGTGTCTCATTTTTTGGATGACTATGAGAGGAATGGGAAATACACAG GTTTCCCTTGCCTTGGTGTATTGTTACAAAAGTTGGAGAATCCAGCATTAAAGGCATGCCTGAAAGTAGAGTCTATTGTG GGTGTACTGGTGCGAAGAGTTGAACCCACTTCTGATGCACATAATGTATTAAAGGAG GGGGACGTCATTGTAAGCTTTGATGATGTTCATGTAGGGTGTGAAGGAACAGTACCCTTTCGATCAAATGAGCGCATCGCATTCCGCTACCTCATTAGTCAAAA ATTTGCAGGCGACGTTGCAGATATTGGAATTATTAGAGCTGGAGAGTACATGAAAGTTAAAGCAGTTTTGCACCCACGAGTGCATTTG GTTCCCTTTCATATCGATGGAGGTCAGCCTTCTTACCTAATAATTGCTGGTTTGGTGTTTACCCCACTCTCAGAACCACTGATAGA AGAGGAGTGTGACGACTCTATAGGG CTTAAACTCTTGGCGAAGGCACGCTACTCTTTGGCTAGATTCAAAGGGGAACAGATTGTAATCCTATCACAG GTCTTAGCCAATGAAGTAAACATTGGGTATGAAGACATGAGCAATCAGCAG GTTTTGAAGTTAAACGGAATCCAAATACGGAACATTCATCATTTAGCCTACCTTGTAGACT CATGCAAGGACAAGTACGTAGTCTTTGAATTCGAAGACAACTACATAACCGTGTTGGAAAGGGAAGCAGCTGCTGCTGCTTCGTCCTGCATTCTCAAAGACTACGGCATTCCATCCGAAAGATCTTCCGATCTGTTGGAGCCCTACGCGGATTCGCTTGGGGACAACCAAGCAGTTGATCAGGATATCGGTGACAGTCCAGTTTCAAATTTGGAAATCGGCTTCGATGGAATTATTTGGGCATAA
- the LOC126616367 gene encoding protease Do-like 2, chloroplastic isoform X5, whose amino-acid sequence MAVAVGNCCFSAVTSTVKLRSSVSVQPFFATWLCSGSYQYHALKPVGQSNRERASSSRKGSQSSSPPSADKYQSEREGVPNKFSGNERGKKGKSQSVVYRTFGTQRKERKESVVDQKEQQVEPKSLQDADFLNAVVKVYCTHTAPDYSLPWQKQRQYTSTGSAFMIGDGKLLTNAHCVEHYTQVKVKRRGDDTKFVAKVFTLKKINNILDIGMMLQLVESEEFWKGAEPLQLGSLPHLQEAVTVVGYPLGGDTISVTKGVVSRIEVTPYAHGSSDLLGIQIDAAINPGNSGGPAFNDQGECIGVAFQVYRSEEAENIGYVIPTTVVSHFLDDYERNGKYTGFPCLGVLLQKLENPALKACLKVESIVGVLVRRVEPTSDAHNVLKEGDVIVSFDDVHVGCEGTVPFRSNERIAFRYLISQKFAGDVADIGIIRAGEYMKVKAVLHPRVHLVPFHIDGGQPSYLIIAGLVFTPLSEPLIEEECDDSIGLKLLAKARYSLARFKGEQIVILSQVSCLDFINQCAANVEIVLWLCQYLLLSSFMPSS is encoded by the exons ATGGCCGTTGCGGTCGGCAACTGCTGCTTCTCTGCGGTCACCTCCACCGTTAAACTCCGCTCCTCCGTCTCCGTCCAACCTTTCTTCGCCACGTGGCTGTGTTCCGGCAGCTACCAGTACCACGCTCTTAAGCCCGTCGGCCAAAGCAACAGAGAAAGAGCTTCCAGTTCGAGAAAAGGCTCGCAGTCGTCGTCGCCGCCGTCCGCTGATAAATACCAATCGGAG AGAGAAGGCGTTCCCAATAAGTTTAGCGGAAATGAGAGAGGGAAGAAGGGGAAGTCCCAATCGGTGGTGTACAGAACGTTCGGAACGCAAcgaaaagagaggaaggagtCTGTAGTTGATCAGAAAGAGCAGCAG GTTGAACCGAAAAGTCTCCAGGATGCTGATTTTCTCAATGCCGTTGTCAAG gTTTACTGCACCCATACCGCGCCTGACTACTCCCTTCCATGGCAAAAACAAAGACAATATACAAGTACAGGCAG TGCTTTTATGATTGGTGATGGGAAACTCTTGACAAATGCCCACTGTGTTGAGCATTATACTCAG GTCAAAGTGAAGAGAAGAGGGGATGATACCAAATTTGTGGCTAAGGTATTCACCCTCAAGAAAATTAATAACATCTTGGACATAGGAATGATGTTGCAGCTTGTTG AAAGTGAGGAATTCTGGAAAGGAGCAGAACCACTCCAATTGGGAAGCTTGCCACATCTTCAG GAAGCAGTGACTGTTGTAGGATATCCACTTGGAGGAGATACCATTTCAGTAACTAAGGGGGTTGTATCGCGTATAGAG GTTACACCATATGCTCATGGGTCATCTGATTTGCTGGGCATTCAAATTGATGCAGCAATAAACCCTG GTAATAGTGGAGGCCCTGCATTCAATGATCAAGGGGAGTGCATTGGTGTGGCATTTCAG GTCTACAGATCTGAAGAGGCCGAGAATATTGGATATGTCATTCCTACTACAGTTGTGTCTCATTTTTTGGATGACTATGAGAGGAATGGGAAATACACAG GTTTCCCTTGCCTTGGTGTATTGTTACAAAAGTTGGAGAATCCAGCATTAAAGGCATGCCTGAAAGTAGAGTCTATTGTG GGTGTACTGGTGCGAAGAGTTGAACCCACTTCTGATGCACATAATGTATTAAAGGAG GGGGACGTCATTGTAAGCTTTGATGATGTTCATGTAGGGTGTGAAGGAACAGTACCCTTTCGATCAAATGAGCGCATCGCATTCCGCTACCTCATTAGTCAAAA ATTTGCAGGCGACGTTGCAGATATTGGAATTATTAGAGCTGGAGAGTACATGAAAGTTAAAGCAGTTTTGCACCCACGAGTGCATTTG GTTCCCTTTCATATCGATGGAGGTCAGCCTTCTTACCTAATAATTGCTGGTTTGGTGTTTACCCCACTCTCAGAACCACTGATAGA AGAGGAGTGTGACGACTCTATAGGG CTTAAACTCTTGGCGAAGGCACGCTACTCTTTGGCTAGATTCAAAGGGGAACAGATTGTAATCCTATCACAGGTTAGCTGCCTCGATTTCATTAATC aatgTGCGGCAAATGTTGAGATTGTGTTGTGGTTATGTCAATATTTGTTGTTATCTTCTTTCATGCCCTCCTCATAA
- the LOC126616370 gene encoding probable indole-3-pyruvate monooxygenase YUCCA10: MQEHNKVVIIVGAGTSGLAMAGCLSRLAIPYIILEREDCFASLWKKYSYDRLHLHLRKQFCELPHMSFPTSYPTYVPKNQFIRYLEDYVSHFSIRPMYKRNVESAQYDQVSKKWIVKAKNVGGSGEMEEYFGGFLVLATGETTDPYIPEIEGLSSFNGDVLHSTKYKSGKEFENKKVLVVGAGNSGMEISLDLANHGAKTSIIVRSPVHFLSRGMLYFFVLLKLFPSSMVDSLLVLLSKLVFGNLASYGIERPQKGPIYMKAKYGKYPIIDVGTCRKIKSGEIQVLPAEIGSIRGGQVELKNGKSYQFDAIICCTGFKSSTNLWIKGDDYLLQDDGIPKPSSPDLWEWKGKNGLYCVGLSGRGFNGSKMDAQNIANDIKSFL; this comes from the exons ATGCAGGAGCATAATAAGGTAGTGATCATCGTCGGGGCCGGTACTTCCGGCCTGGCCATGGCCGGATGTCTGAGCCGGCTCGCGATCCCATACATAATCCTAGAAAGGGAGGACTGTTTTGCCTCTCTATGGAAGAAATACTCCTACGACcgtctccacctccaccttcgAAAACAATTTTGTGAGCTTCCTCACATGTCTTTTCCAACCTCTTATCCCACTTACGTGCCCAAAAACCAGTTTATCCGGTACTTAGAGGACTATGTGTCGCACTTCAGTATTAGACCAATGTACaagagaaatgtggagtctgcACAATATGATCAAGTCTCCAAGAAATGGATTGTGAAGGCAAAAAATGTTGGTGGTTCCGGCGAGATGGAGGAGTATTTTGGAGGGTTTTTGGTGCTGGCTACCGGGGAAACAACTGACCCGTATATTCCGGAGATTGAAGGTTTGAGTAGTTTTAATGGTGATGTTCTTCACTCAACAAAATATAAATCCGGGAAGGAGTTCGAAAATAAGAAGGTTTTGGTTGTTGGGGCTGGGAATTCTGGCATGGAGATTTCACTAGACTTGGCAAACCATGGTGCTAAAACTTCAATCATCGTTCGAAGTCCG GTCCACTTTCTCTCAAGGGGGATGCTGTActtctttgttttgttgaaACTTTTTCCATCAAGCATGGTTGATTCTTTGCTGGTTCTGCTTAGCAAGCTGGTCTTCGGAAACCTAGCTAGCTATGGGATAGAGAGGCCACAAAAGGGTCCTATTTATATGAAGGCGAAGTACGGCAAGTATCCGATCATTGACGTTGGTACCTGTCGAAAGATCAAATCCGGCGAAATTCAAGTTTTGCCGGCCGAAATAGGCAGCATAAGAGGCGGTCAGGTGGAACTGAAAAATGGAAAGTCATACCAATTTGATGCAATCATTTGCTGTACCGGATTTAAGAGTTCAACTAATTTGTGGATTAAG GGGGATGATTATCTTTTACAAGACGATGGGATTCCAAAACCAAGTTCCCCTGATCTTTGGGAGTGGAAGGGAAAGAATGGATTATATTGTGTGGGACTCTCGGGAAGAGGATTTAATGGATCGAAGATGGATGCTCAAAACATAGCCAACGATATCAAGTCATTTCTATAA
- the LOC126616367 gene encoding protease Do-like 2, chloroplastic isoform X3 gives MAVAVGNCCFSAVTSTVKLRSSVSVQPFFATWLCSGSYQYHALKPVGQSNRERASSSRKGSQSSSPPSADKYQSEREGVPNKFSGNERGKKGKSQSVVYRTFGTQRKERKESVVDQKEQQVEPKSLQDADFLNAVVKVYCTHTAPDYSLPWQKQRQYTSTGSAFMIGDGKLLTNAHCVEHYTQVKVKRRGDDTKFVAKVLARGVDCDIALLSVESEEFWKGAEPLQLGSLPHLQEAVTVVGYPLGGDTISVTKGVVSRIEVTPYAHGSSDLLGIQIDAAINPGNSGGPAFNDQGECIGVAFQVYRSEEAENIGYVIPTTVVSHFLDDYERNGKYTGFPCLGVLLQKLENPALKACLKVESIVGVLVRRVEPTSDAHNVLKEGDVIVSFDDVHVGCEGTVPFRSNERIAFRYLISQKFAGDVADIGIIRAGEYMKVKAVLHPRVHLVPFHIDGGQPSYLIIAGLVFTPLSEPLIEEECDDSIGLKLLAKARYSLARFKGEQIVILSQVLANEVNIGYEDMSNQQVLKLNGIQIRNIHHLAYLVDSCKDKYVVFEFEDNYITVLEREAAAAASSCILKDYGIPSERSSDLLEPYADSLGDNQAVDQDIGDSPVSNLEIGFDGIIWA, from the exons ATGGCCGTTGCGGTCGGCAACTGCTGCTTCTCTGCGGTCACCTCCACCGTTAAACTCCGCTCCTCCGTCTCCGTCCAACCTTTCTTCGCCACGTGGCTGTGTTCCGGCAGCTACCAGTACCACGCTCTTAAGCCCGTCGGCCAAAGCAACAGAGAAAGAGCTTCCAGTTCGAGAAAAGGCTCGCAGTCGTCGTCGCCGCCGTCCGCTGATAAATACCAATCGGAG AGAGAAGGCGTTCCCAATAAGTTTAGCGGAAATGAGAGAGGGAAGAAGGGGAAGTCCCAATCGGTGGTGTACAGAACGTTCGGAACGCAAcgaaaagagaggaaggagtCTGTAGTTGATCAGAAAGAGCAGCAG GTTGAACCGAAAAGTCTCCAGGATGCTGATTTTCTCAATGCCGTTGTCAAG gTTTACTGCACCCATACCGCGCCTGACTACTCCCTTCCATGGCAAAAACAAAGACAATATACAAGTACAGGCAG TGCTTTTATGATTGGTGATGGGAAACTCTTGACAAATGCCCACTGTGTTGAGCATTATACTCAG GTCAAAGTGAAGAGAAGAGGGGATGATACCAAATTTGTGGCTAAG GTTTTGGCCAGAGGTGTTGATTGTGATATTGCTTTACTTTCGGTAGAAAGTGAGGAATTCTGGAAAGGAGCAGAACCACTCCAATTGGGAAGCTTGCCACATCTTCAG GAAGCAGTGACTGTTGTAGGATATCCACTTGGAGGAGATACCATTTCAGTAACTAAGGGGGTTGTATCGCGTATAGAG GTTACACCATATGCTCATGGGTCATCTGATTTGCTGGGCATTCAAATTGATGCAGCAATAAACCCTG GTAATAGTGGAGGCCCTGCATTCAATGATCAAGGGGAGTGCATTGGTGTGGCATTTCAG GTCTACAGATCTGAAGAGGCCGAGAATATTGGATATGTCATTCCTACTACAGTTGTGTCTCATTTTTTGGATGACTATGAGAGGAATGGGAAATACACAG GTTTCCCTTGCCTTGGTGTATTGTTACAAAAGTTGGAGAATCCAGCATTAAAGGCATGCCTGAAAGTAGAGTCTATTGTG GGTGTACTGGTGCGAAGAGTTGAACCCACTTCTGATGCACATAATGTATTAAAGGAG GGGGACGTCATTGTAAGCTTTGATGATGTTCATGTAGGGTGTGAAGGAACAGTACCCTTTCGATCAAATGAGCGCATCGCATTCCGCTACCTCATTAGTCAAAA ATTTGCAGGCGACGTTGCAGATATTGGAATTATTAGAGCTGGAGAGTACATGAAAGTTAAAGCAGTTTTGCACCCACGAGTGCATTTG GTTCCCTTTCATATCGATGGAGGTCAGCCTTCTTACCTAATAATTGCTGGTTTGGTGTTTACCCCACTCTCAGAACCACTGATAGA AGAGGAGTGTGACGACTCTATAGGG CTTAAACTCTTGGCGAAGGCACGCTACTCTTTGGCTAGATTCAAAGGGGAACAGATTGTAATCCTATCACAG GTCTTAGCCAATGAAGTAAACATTGGGTATGAAGACATGAGCAATCAGCAG GTTTTGAAGTTAAACGGAATCCAAATACGGAACATTCATCATTTAGCCTACCTTGTAGACT CATGCAAGGACAAGTACGTAGTCTTTGAATTCGAAGACAACTACATAACCGTGTTGGAAAGGGAAGCAGCTGCTGCTGCTTCGTCCTGCATTCTCAAAGACTACGGCATTCCATCCGAAAGATCTTCCGATCTGTTGGAGCCCTACGCGGATTCGCTTGGGGACAACCAAGCAGTTGATCAGGATATCGGTGACAGTCCAGTTTCAAATTTGGAAATCGGCTTCGATGGAATTATTTGGGCATAA
- the LOC126616377 gene encoding auxin response factor 7-like, translating into MALRTAGVEGLPYTTSVNARESSGCTDAAAAPAANNNQGEKDDLYHQLWLSCARANVYISRPGEKVFYFLQGHMEQVEAYANQDGKLEMPRYNLPSKILCNVVSVQLKAEAHTDEVYARITC; encoded by the exons ATGGCGCTGAGGACTGCTGGAGTGGAAGGGTTGCCGTACACCACCTCCGTGAATGCTAGAGAAAGCAGCGGGTGTACGGACGCCGCCGCGGCGCCGGCAGCTAACAACAACCAAG GTGAGAAAGATGATTTATACCATCAGCTATGGCTTTCATGTGCCAGGGCGAATGTTTACATTTCCCGCCCCGGCGAGAAGGTTTTCTACTTTCTTCAAGGTCACATGGAACAG GTCGAGGCATATGCAAACCAAGACGGTAAATTGGAAATGCCAAGATACAATTTGCCTTCCAAGATCCTCTGCAATGTTGTTAGTGTACAGCTAAAG GCTGAAGCTCACACAGACGAAGTGTATGCTCGAATTACctgttag
- the LOC126616367 gene encoding protease Do-like 2, chloroplastic isoform X4, giving the protein MAVAVGNCCFSAVTSTVKLRSSVSVQPFFATWLCSGSYQYHALKPVGQSNRERASSSRKGSQSSSPPSADKYQSEREGVPNKFSGNERGKKGKSQSVVYRTFGTQRKERKESVVDQKEQQVEPKSLQDADFLNAVVKVYCTHTAPDYSLPWQKQRQYTSTGSAFMIGDGKLLTNAHCVEHYTQVKVKRRGDDTKFVAKVLARGVDCDIALLSVESEEFWKGAEPLQLGSLPHLQEAVTVVGYPLGGDTISVTKGVVSRIEVTPYAHGSSDLLGIQIDAAINPGNSGGPAFNDQGECIGVAFQVYRSEEAENIGYVIPTTVVSHFLDDYERNGKYTGFPCLGVLLQKLENPALKACLKVESIVGVLVRRVEPTSDAHNVLKEGDVIVSFDDVHVGCEGTVPFRSNERIAFRYLISQKFAGDVADIGIIRAGEYMKVKAVLHPRVHLVPFHIDGGQPSYLIIAGLVFTPLSEPLIEEECDDSIGLKLLAKARYSLARFKGEQIVILSQVLANEVNIGYEDMSNQQVLKLNGIQIRNIHHLAYLVDSCKDKYLVFEFEDNYITVLEREAAAAASSCILKDYGIPSERSCDLLDPYADSLGDNQAVDQDIGDSPVSNLEIGFDGIIWA; this is encoded by the exons ATGGCCGTTGCGGTCGGCAACTGCTGCTTCTCTGCGGTCACCTCCACCGTTAAACTCCGCTCCTCCGTCTCCGTCCAACCTTTCTTCGCCACGTGGCTGTGTTCCGGCAGCTACCAGTACCACGCTCTTAAGCCCGTCGGCCAAAGCAACAGAGAAAGAGCTTCCAGTTCGAGAAAAGGCTCGCAGTCGTCGTCGCCGCCGTCCGCTGATAAATACCAATCGGAG AGAGAAGGCGTTCCCAATAAGTTTAGCGGAAATGAGAGAGGGAAGAAGGGGAAGTCCCAATCGGTGGTGTACAGAACGTTCGGAACGCAAcgaaaagagaggaaggagtCTGTAGTTGATCAGAAAGAGCAGCAG GTTGAACCGAAAAGTCTCCAGGATGCTGATTTTCTCAATGCCGTTGTCAAG gTTTACTGCACCCATACCGCGCCTGACTACTCCCTTCCATGGCAAAAACAAAGACAATATACAAGTACAGGCAG TGCTTTTATGATTGGTGATGGGAAACTCTTGACAAATGCCCACTGTGTTGAGCATTATACTCAG GTCAAAGTGAAGAGAAGAGGGGATGATACCAAATTTGTGGCTAAG GTTTTGGCCAGAGGTGTTGATTGTGATATTGCTTTACTTTCGGTAGAAAGTGAGGAATTCTGGAAAGGAGCAGAACCACTCCAATTGGGAAGCTTGCCACATCTTCAG GAAGCAGTGACTGTTGTAGGATATCCACTTGGAGGAGATACCATTTCAGTAACTAAGGGGGTTGTATCGCGTATAGAG GTTACACCATATGCTCATGGGTCATCTGATTTGCTGGGCATTCAAATTGATGCAGCAATAAACCCTG GTAATAGTGGAGGCCCTGCATTCAATGATCAAGGGGAGTGCATTGGTGTGGCATTTCAG GTCTACAGATCTGAAGAGGCCGAGAATATTGGATATGTCATTCCTACTACAGTTGTGTCTCATTTTTTGGATGACTATGAGAGGAATGGGAAATACACAG GTTTCCCTTGCCTTGGTGTATTGTTACAAAAGTTGGAGAATCCAGCATTAAAGGCATGCCTGAAAGTAGAGTCTATTGTG GGTGTACTGGTGCGAAGAGTTGAACCCACTTCTGATGCACATAATGTATTAAAGGAG GGGGACGTCATTGTAAGCTTTGATGATGTTCATGTAGGGTGTGAAGGAACAGTACCCTTTCGATCAAATGAGCGCATCGCATTCCGCTACCTCATTAGTCAAAA ATTTGCAGGCGACGTTGCAGATATTGGAATTATTAGAGCTGGAGAGTACATGAAAGTTAAAGCAGTTTTGCACCCACGAGTGCATTTG GTTCCCTTTCATATCGATGGAGGTCAGCCTTCTTACCTAATAATTGCTGGTTTGGTGTTTACCCCACTCTCAGAACCACTGATAGA AGAGGAGTGTGACGACTCTATAGGG CTTAAACTCTTGGCGAAGGCACGCTACTCTTTGGCTAGATTCAAAGGGGAACAGATTGTAATCCTATCACAG GTCTTAGCCAATGAAGTAAACATTGGGTATGAAGACATGAGCAATCAGCAG GTTTTGAAGTTAAACGGAATCCAAATACGGAACATTCATCATTTAGCCTACCTTGTAGACT CATGCAAGGACAAGTACTTAGTCTTTGAATTCGAAGACAACTACATAACCGTGTTGGAAAGGGAAGCAGCTGCTGCTGCTTCGTCCTGCATTCTCAAAGACTACGGCATTCCATCCGAAAGATCTTGCGATCTGTTGGATCCCTACGCGGATTCGCTTGGGGACAACCAAGCAGTTGATCAGGATATCGGTGACAGTCCGGTTTCAAATTTGGAAATCGGCTTCGATGGAATTATTTGGGCATAA